ACACCAGAGGGAAAAATCCAATACTAGGAAGGGGGCTGTACAATAAACGATGTTGGTACAATGACGATGGTGTGTTTACTTTGTATTTACTGTTAAACACTACTGTTCTGCCAGCAAACTATCCAGGGCGGCGTTTATGAACGCTCCCGACAAAATGGCAACAGTGCGGAGAGGGATGAATAAAAAGGGCGGTATGAGGGAAAGAAGAGATGTCGAATCAACGAATGGCGTCAGGTGTCTGCACGCTCCTGGTTAATAAAATAAAAGTTTTTGGCCAGGAAGGCAAAGCACGCTCGAAAAGTCGAAAGGAACGTGGATGGTTGTACCCCTGATATAAAAGCAAGACGAAAAGAGCAGGAGAAGAAATAAAGATATAGAAGAAATAGGACGAATCGGGaaaggagggaggaggacAGGCCTGAGAAGAGCTAAGAAGAAAAGTTTAAAGCATGTCCACAGGCGTAATGGACATGCCCCGACTATGCACTGGACGAACGAAGTGACTGGAAAGATTGGAAAGATACGGAACGAACGCCCGCAAATCTGCCCCGGAGGCCAGCCTTTTCATTGTCATGTTCGATAATGTCATCGAATTCTGACGCGGTTGAGcaatcatcatcgtcctcatcgtcagaaTCACTGTAAACGGTATCAGAGTCACCGTCACTGCAGGTTTCGATATCCCGATCTGGGTTTAGCCATGCGTTGTACCAGTTGCCCAAGAAGATTTTGATGTCGGCAGTGAGTCCGAGGTACTCGACGTTCCGAGCGATCCCTTCCCACTGGATGGTACCTTTGAGCAGACACTCCTGGATATACCTGAAATCTCCAAAGTACATCCAGTGAACGAGGAGATGGAATGTCGAAGGATCGGGTACGGGAAGGAAAACAATAGGATGATCAGGAGAGCAAGGCATCAATCGAGGCTGTCGGTCGGCAGGAACAGAAGAGCCCGAGCTCGAGCTGGGAGGTGCGGTGGAATACATTAGATCAAGAGGTAGCGCGCCGCTGAAAAGGCCCCTCAGGAAACTGGAGTGGGCGGATAAATAATCGATATGCAACTGCAAGGAGAAGACATGATCAACGGAGGACCAGCCTAGAATAGATAGAGAAGACGGACCTGAAGAGAAATACGCGGAACGGCATTCAAAGGAGGCTGGGTGACCCTCCTGCCCAAGCTAGTGCTATCGTAGCTTGTGGTATAGGAAAAGGTCGGCTCGATTGCTGAAATCTGGGAGAAGGCAGGTAGGTCCGGTCTGCCCTGGGCATGGGGAAATGGAACGActagagagagagatgagaACTGGAAATGCAAGAGAAGAACGGACATACTTATGGTGCAGTCTGCAGTCTCTGGCTGGTCCCAGAATTGATGAGCCAAAGAGTTGAGTTGGTTGGATATGTATTCAAGAGGAACATCGGTCAAGGAAGGAGGTGGAAAGACTCTTGTCTGAAAAGAAGGCATTGTGGAggaagatggctggcaggCTTGAGCTGGAGCCGGTATATGGTAGACAGGGATCAATTGGCCAGACCCGCGGCAGCACTGggacaaaagaaaaagacggaGGTCCTTTTAAGAGCAAGTTTGTTGTGAACGCTGCGTCGAGCAATCCACACCGCAATAGGCAACAGCGACCCGACAGGCGGGTCCGCAAAATAACAGACAGAACCTTGTACGGAGATATCACTCTAATTGTTTTCCGTTGCCTTTTGCGTTTCTTATTGTCTTTGCCTCGTTGCACACAATAGCCGGAATACAATTGTACAGGCCAAGCGTTATGCATTCCGACCGTTATGCAGCTCTCCGTTCGACGCAGCGTCCCAAGTGCTCCAGTGATTCAGACAGTCTCGTGAGTGTGTCGGTCCAAGCGTAGTCGTGCGAATATATCCACTCGCCTCCTGCAATGTCCAGCCATCTCCCCAACACCGATATTTTTGCACTCAATCCATACGATTCACATCCCAGTCTTTCTCCTCTCGAGGCTGCTGTCCTCTGGGAGTACGCTAAGCTCGCCCAGAATGTTCGAATGGTGCGTCCATGTTCTGCATCTCACCACATCATCCAGCAGACAGTGCTCTTCCTCAAGGTCACCCAAAAGACGCGTCTTCTCAGCGAGGAACCCGACAAAGTAATGCTAGCCAAGTTGCGCATTCTCGAGAAGAAGATGGGTCTCGTGCTGACTTTGGTGTGTAATCTCTGTCCCGGGTACCATCGCGCGTTCACTTCATACCATCACAACAGTTCAAGGCTTCTGTCTGGGGAGTTATCAACGACCAACCTGATCCCTCTATCCGCAGCGAGGGATTCAGCGATGCCAATGACATGACCATCAGGCGTTGATGCCACGAGAAATGTCCCGCTAACTGTACTATTACTCTTCATCGCACCAACATGTCCATGCATGCAACTGGCTACGGGAAAATTCAACGCATTGTATTATTAACTTTATTGTTCTACCTCAAATGTGCTCCTCCAACACGAGCCGTCAACGCTGACACTGCGTCAACATCCCAGATAACCAGCATCCCATCCACACCCGATGTGCTCACCCTCGACACATTGCTGCCACTGTAATCATAGGCTCTCACATTCGTGATTGTGTTCTGGTGGATCGTGAGCAGCGTGTCGCTAGTagtcgacgacgatgacgtcTGTCCTCGCGAATCTGCGTCGCGGAACGTCGCAAATGCACCTGTCTTGAGGCGGCCGACGCTGCTGCCCCCACCGAATGCTGAACGAGACTCTGATTTAGGTGCCGTGGCGTCATCCAAGGTACCGGCTTCTTGCCAGCCAGCCTCTGATCCAGAGAAGACTAGGGGGCGGCAGTCGTGTCCGGCTGCTACGATGGTATCTTCCGAGGTCCATACAAGGCTCACGAGGGGAAGAGATGGCATTCTGATGTTGTGGATGACCGGTCCGCCTGGGTAGACTATGTTGATTGAGCTATCATGACCTGCGAGATTGCTTAGTTTATGTTGGCGTTTTGATGAAAGTTAGATACGTACTTGCGAAAGCAAGCACATCGCCCGATGGCGAGAAACCGACAGCGTGCACCCAACCGCCAGCTGGGCTTGTATACTCGCCACAAACAGTGTTAAACGGTAACTTGGATCCCCAGACAGTAGGCGAAGGCCTAAATAAGTGTTTAGAGGCTGAGACAATGTTGGCTTGGGCGAGTTTACCTTTCATCGACTTCTTTGATATAAGCCGAGAAAACTCGAGCTTTCATATCTGCGCTCCCAGCGGCGAGAAGAACATTGTTCGGATGCCAATCCACGGAGAGGACCGTAGATCTAATAGGTTTCTTCAGGAGCTTGGATACCCACCAATTGTTCTCTGGATCGAACGAGCAAATTGCAATGGCTCTAAGATGCCAAACAGGCGTTGAAAATTATAAGCCTGCATTCCAAAGCGATAGATATATCGAGCGGTGATAAAAACTCACCGCGCTCCGCTGGCCACAGCGAATTTGTCCTCTTTAGGGCTCCATCTGACGTAGGTTGCAGCTCTGTTGATACGGAGAAGAACTAGGGTTGGCTTCCAGACCAACTTTCCTGTCTCGGCGTCCGGTTGTTCTTGCCAGACGTATGCGTTCCTGTCTTGAGAACAAGTTACAATGCGGTTCGAGTTAGGGGCCCAGTCAATCGATGTGATGAGTTTGTCATGCTAGATAAAACGTTCAAAGCgtggagaaagaaaatgagagaTGGATATGCACCTCAGCCAGGGTAACGGTAGAGACCCATTCAGTCCCTTGACGAGTCAAGATTTGGGCATCGTTGCTGTTAAGGCTGACCGCGATTTCTACGATAAAATCAGTAACAATTCTGGCTTCAGGGGATGGCAACACTGACGAGAGCGGTCTGCACTGAACGAATGAGAGGTGATAGGAGTTTGAGCTAGGGTAAAGACTTCAGGCATGATGACAAAAAAACACTGCAGAGGACTAGCAGTCGACTACTGCGcttgatgtggatgtggtaTAGTGTAACAAGCACCTGCCGCGCCTCGCCTTGTAATCGCTGTACCCAAATATATCACAACTCTCATTTGGGCCCGTAGATATCAATTGGTCAACTAACAAACAACAGATCTATGTACAAATTCAAGACAATGTTGATAAAATAATTACTGAGCTGAATATTCGACAATGGTATACACTAAATTTGGGCTCATGATGCTTGATTCAGTTAGCGTTTTGTTATCCAAGGTAAATTACATACATAGGGCAAAATGATGTTTGACCGATGATTgcaaacaagcaaaaaagcaaaaggcAAACGTCAAGTATTTCCAACGTTGGCTGCAGGTGGTTTATCCGTTGCATCTTCTGGCGCTTTCCGCATTTGCTTCGCCCATCGTAGTCCGCACGCATTGCACAACGTCTTTGGGCCTTGCGGTCCCTGTAAAAAACGATTTCCATGCATTATTCCTCCCTCTCGAAAgagttgttttttttttcttacctTTCTCCATTCCGGAGAGACAGTACTCCCACATGTGAAGCAGACATAGCGTTCAGAGTTCTGGGCTCTTTTCAGCTGTACCGATAATCAGTACAGGATTCAAGAATGTATTGCAAGGCATACGTTCTtacctttttctttttagatCCATCTTCTGGGTCCTCAACGTTTATCGGATGCGAGTCGTATACTGACCGATCGGCAAAGTCAATCGTCTCGCCAAACCCACGCGGGCCACCATCAAAGGACTTGGACAATAAAGTAGACGACATGTAGTTGTTCGGCACCGATTCTGGAGGCTTAACTGTGCTGAGGGACGACGTGACGTACATGGAGCCTGTCTGGGAAGACGATTGGAGCGCTGTAGGAGACTCGGGAGGCAACATTTCTCGAAGCTCAGCAACTCTCCGCTGCAAGACACTTTGCCTTGCTTGCAAATCAAATATAGTGTCCAACCTGTTAACATGATATGTATATGGAGCAGTGGTTAGAGAAGAACAGTTTTGCCTACAGCGCTGAATTATGCCCCGGAGATGGAACGGCCATTGCTATTAGACATTGCGTTTTCCCTGGCTCCTCGTCGATGCTGTAAGGATTGCATTTGATATCACAAAGAATACTCTTGGGGCGCAGTGCTGAGTCGTTGGTGTTTAATCTCAAAGTTAAGTTGAATCCGATGTTCTGCTGGAGGGCAAGCTGAAATGCTTCAATAAAACGTATTTGGTCGGTTGCTGCGACATTTGTCTAGTCAGTCATATCCACCAGGGATGGATTGAGCAGGACGCACCGTCGATCAGGACCATGAAATCGTAGTCAATCAACTCCGTTTCCTTCCAGCCCAAGATCTCTGTGACAGCTGCACCACAAAACCATATTGTACGGGTAGGTGACAGTACGAAGACGATATTGTCGACAAGTTCTGTCACTAGCAAGTCAGCCCATCGTTTCCTCTTGGGGAATTCGTAAGCGGTAGGAGTCTTTGTGTTGTTGGCCAAATGTTGACTCGAATGGACACCAACAAAGCTCATTGTGGTCAGGAGTCAAAGTACACTAGCATTTACTCGTACGTACGACGTCATACTATTATGAGGTATTAGGGGCTTCCTAGATCTTAACTACAGACACCGCTCTCGAACAACAAAAGCGAGGTCAAGATTTTTTCTCGGGTGCTATGGCAAGTTACATAGAGCACTGATATGCCTGGTAGTATTACAGTAGTTCATTCGATTCTCATTCAGCATATTGAGGTTTGCCCGTCTAATGCTTAGATGGCGCAATACCCTCCATCTACTCGGATCTCGGACCCCGTCATGAATTTGGAAGCATCGCTGGCTAGGAAAACGATTGCTCCCTGCAAAGGTAAAGAAATGAACAGAAGGGAGACCTGGCTCCAGAAAGTACATACCGATAAATCCTCAGGTTCTCCCAACTTAGTGAAAAGGTCCGCTCAATGTATTACTCTAATATGTCAAAACAAAATACTCACTCGCCCCATTGGTGTAAGCCTTTCCCAAGTAGCCTGAAACAAGGCTCGTTATTATTCATCCAATGTCAATAAGTAGACCTTCTCCCCGTACCTTGAGTTCACTGTCCTTCTCTAGGATCGTTTTGGTCAGCTTGGTGGCCATATACCCTGGACTAATTTAAAGGTGGCCCCTGTAAACACGTATTTTCCGCAACGGATGAGTGTGGAGAATCAAAATACCTTAATGCATTGACACGAATATTGTGCTTGGCCCATTCAACTGCTAGACTCGCAGCCATATGCTTGACTGCGGCTTTGGATGCATTATATGGAGTTTGGAGCTATTCCAAATGAGTTTTATTCGCCTGGATCTAATCATCACTAACCTGTGGTACATTAACAATCTACTTTTTGTCAGCTACTGAGTTGTTCGGCCTTTATGACGTAAACGTACATTGGCGCTCATGCTGGATATCAAAATGATGGATCCTCCTCCTTGGGGAATCATGAGGCGCGCCGCCTCGCGAGCTGTATAAAGCACTCCATGAACGTTGATGTCGAAGAGACGCTTGATTCGTTCAGCAGGGTAACTAGTGATGTCAACGTAAGGGTATTAGCCCCACTGTATGTATTAGATTGAGATGCCATGCATACTCAAGTGCTGAATATGTTTCAACGATGCCTGCAGTGTGTACCGTATGAGTGTATCGAGAAGCGTGTAAGATAAATATATGGAACCAGACCTGCTGAGGCGACGACAGCATCGATCCGCCCGAAAGTATTGAAGATCGCCGCAAACGCTTCTTGCACCGAAGATTCAGATGATACATCGCAACCAATACCTAGGAATTTGAAGTTTTCGACCGGTAAACCACAAGTTTCTAGTGAGAGGCTTCTTTAAGTCTTTCATGTGAACCAGAAGTAGTAGTCGGTCCACCTGTTGCAAACTGCAGGAGCTCGAGTGAAGCTTCTTTGCTATCTGCTTCTTTGAGATCCAGGATCGCTAGACTCGTGCACCCTCTTGAGGTACGGCAAAGCTGCAGTCGGCCTCAATAACTCGGGAAGGTAGGAAGTGTTTCGTACGATTGAATGAACGCCCGACAAAACTCAAGTCCTAAACCTCTCGCTGCGCCTGTCACCATGCAGACCTTACGGCTATGTTTAAAATTTGCCCAAGATAACGTAGGTACGGTCCTCTCACCTTGCCCTGCATGGAGAAAGACGGTAGCGTTATTGGCTGGTTAACCGAGTTAATCGTCATTGTAGGAGCCTTCAAAGCGCACACAAAGTTCCAGTTGGGTGAAGAAGATTGTATCGCGATAGGGGTTTTGGCTGAAAGTGACTCCTACATAGCTTAGCTCTTATATGGTGATAAAGGTATCATCATGTGCGTGTGGAGAAAGCATATTCGACCCGGAATAAATTACATCGATTCAACACCTCCAACTGATTAGGTTGAAAGCAAAGATAAGGCGTCTCAAAGTAAAACATCTAAGATTATCCATGATGTATATGTGCAGATAGCGTCGACATAGAAAGTAGGCCAATAAAAAGAAACATGCAAAATAGAACAGATAAGAGACTGAGGGTATCTACAGTACGGAAGTCGAGAAAAATATTTATACAAAGAGCGGATCTGGTATATCGTCCAGAGAATAGTAAAAAGACAGTAAGACAGCAAAGGAATTAAGcgtaaaaagaaaagaaaaagacaaatAATTATAGGCATGCAAATTTTGACTTCCGTTTCTGCAATTCCTCCATGCGAGAGTCCAGTTGTTGACGAGCCCGTTCTTTGGCTTTGCGTTCTTCGTCGAGACGTTGTTCGAGTGATTGTTTCTCCTCGACAATAGATCGGCGGACAGTCACCACCTCTCGCTTGGCTTCCGATAGTTCGTTTCGCATCGCTTCGAGTTTGAGGTTCAGAGTATCCCGCTCTCTGGCAAGTTCTGTTGCCTGCATACGTGCCTTGCGTACTAAAAATGATTGTCATTTTTGATGTCATAAAAAACGTAACGAAAACTTACAATTCTTCTCAGAATCCCCGAGAGATGTCTCCAAGGTTGTAACAAGGTCCATATGGGTCTGTAAGTCGGTTTCACAATGCGTTAACTGCTTATTCAGAGTTTTGATCATAGCCTCTTGTTCTTCGATCAACTTCGACTGTTGTTCGATCTTTTGGCTGGTCTTTGGATCCAACTGTGAAATACCGTTTAGTGGGACGTGACCAACTGAAGTTGATGGTGATTCTGGTTGAGATTCTCTTGAGGACACTGAGGAGTTGAAAGCAGAACTCTGCGACGAGGTGCTCAGATTGGAATCACCATTTAAGTGATGCATTGTTGCGGTCGCAGATCGGGGagcgggtggaggtgggaCTGATGGGGGAGGTGTAGGAGGAGGTAGTTTGATAGCAGGAAGATTTGTACCGCGCTGGAAGCCGATATTTCGCTCCGACGAGCGTACATTGGGCGGAGAGGCACTACGTGCCAGTTGAGCTTGTAGATCGCGTACCATGGCATCAGACTTATTTTTCTCCGTCTGAATAACATCCTTTTCATCCTTCACCTTTTGCAAGTTCTCCTGTAAATCAGCTAGAACAGAGCGATGGCGGTCGAGCTCCACTACGAGCGACTCGCGTTTGGAAGCTTCTTGGATGAGTTTGGATTGCTCGCTACGAGTTTTATTGAGTTCGGCACGTAGTTTTGCAACCTCGCTCTCCAGTTCATCACGCTCTCCACCGATAGAAGTAAGACTTGCTTTAAGAGACGCAATTTCTTTATCTTTAGCCACTACCTCCTCTTCGTGAGTTTGTCGGTTCTGCTCACGCAACAAAGTGAATTCGTCCGCTGCAACCTTGTGTGCCTCGATTTCCTCAACCAACATGTCGCGTTCCCTGCTGAATGCGTCTCGCTCCTCCGCATGCTTCTTCTGTAGTTCGGCAGTCATAGCACCAAGCTGATCCTGTTGTTGCTGAAGTGCGTTTTTGTGATCAGACTGAAGTGTTTCGATATCTTGCTGATGAGCTTGTCGAAGAGCAGCCATACTTGACTCAAGTTTAGATACTTCTTGTCGATGAATAAATTCCATCTCCGAGAGTTCTTTCGCATGCGACTCCAAGACGTCCTTTCGACGTTGGTCATCCAGCTGCGCACGTTCACTATGCGACTGAAGCTCTTCCTCTGCGCTCTGAAGGCGTTCTTTTGCGAGAGTTAGTTCGGCAACAAGTTTAGAAAGCTCCTGATCGTGATTGGTCTCAAGCTCGGCGACTTTGCTCGCATGAGATTGAGATAATGCTTCGCGACTTTGTTCTAACTCTAGGCTAAACTCCTTGACACGTTGATCGTGTTTCGCCTGCAGAGCCAAAGTTTCCTCTTGATAGCTCCGTTCGATTTCTTGCAAGATTGTAGCCTGTTGCTCCTGCACAGCCTGTATGGCAGCCTCGTTCTCTTGCCGAAGCTTGTGAATGATAGCAGCATGTTCATCCCGCTCTGAGACCAAACTTGCCTCCAAACGTTCAACTTCAGTTCGCCAGTCACTCTTTAACTTGGAAAGAGATGTCTCGTGCTCCAACTTGATCCGATCCATCTGGAGGGAATGATCATCGTCTTTGGCCTTGGAAGTTCGCAGAAAGCCAGCATTGAGACATTCGATCTCTTCGGCGAAAGCAGCCTCCTTCCTCGCAATAGCAGCAACATGTTCCTCTTGAAGCGTCCTCAACGCTAAGGCGCGATCTGATTCACTTTGAGAAATAGACCCTTCTTTCGCAATTTCTGCCATACGCAGTTCTCCGGCGTGCTCTTCGCGAAGTCGTTCAATCGTTGCATTGGTTTCAGCGGCCACGGTTTTGATAGCTTCAACCTGGTCGCCACGCAGTTTGGTGAGAGCATTGTAGTACTCTTCTTCTGTTGACTGCAATGCCGCTGCGGCTTCCTCGTCCTTTTGACGAAGAGCTGCTGCATGGTCAGCATGAACTTTGGCCAAAACTTTTTCGTGATCCGCACGCGTCTTCTCTAGCATATCGTCTGCCTCCTGAAGTTTTGATTGAAGTTCCTTCTCATGCTCTGCCTTGAGTTTGCCAAAAGAGATGGTATGTTCTTCTCTAGCCTTTTCAAGGGAAAGTTTGACCCCTTCCAGCTCGTCACGAAGGGTTGTTACAGACGACTCATGCTCATGTTTCATTGCAGTCGTCAATTCCTCCATTTCTTGAGCTTTGGCTTTCATGGCATCTTCATGCGCAGTTCGAAGCAGATCAATCTCGGCCTTATGAGCGGCTTCGACTTCTTTGAGGGACTCGAGCAGTTCGGTCTCGCGTTTGCGAACTTCTTCCAATAGGGCGAGATCGTGACTATGATTTTTGTGAAGGGATTCAATTTCTGTAGACATGTTCAAAGTCTGTTTTGCGTCAGGTTTGAAATACAGAATAAGAAGCTAAGAAGCTCATACCTGGTCCCGGTTCAGTGTTGTCAAATCGTCCAATTGACGTCGGGTAAGAGCAAGTTCGGCATTCAGTGCTTCGACCGTATCACGATGGCTAGACTCTTTCGCAGCCATTGACCTAAAATGTTGG
This Psilocybe cubensis strain MGC-MH-2018 chromosome 3, whole genome shotgun sequence DNA region includes the following protein-coding sequences:
- a CDS encoding Actin-related protein 2/3 complex subunit 1, translating into MPEVFTLAQTPITSHSFSADRSQIAVSLNSNDAQILTRQGTEWVSTVTLAEHDKLITSIDWAPNSNRIVTCSQDRNAYVWQEQPDAETGKLVWKPTLVLLRINRAATYVRWSPKEDKFAVASGARAIAICSFDPENNWWVSKLLKKPIRSTVLSVDWHPNNVLLAAGSADMKARVFSAYIKEVDERPSPTVWGSKLPFNTVCGEYTSPAGGWVHAVGFSPSGDVLAFASHDSSINIVYPGGPVIHNIRMPSLPLVSLVWTSEDTIVAAGHDCRPLVFSGSEAGWQEAGTLDDATAPKSESRSAFGGGSSVGRLKTGAFATFRDADSRGQTSSSSTTSDTLLTIHQNTITNVRAYDYSGSNVSRVSTSGVDGMLVIWDVDAVSALTARVGGAHLR
- a CDS encoding Cutinase gene palindrome-binding protein → MSFVGVHSSQHLANNTKTPTAYEFPKRKRWADLLVTELVDNIVFVLSPTRTIWFCGAAVTEILGWKETELIDYDFMVLIDATDQIRFIEAFQLALQQNIGFNLTLRLNTNDSALRPKSILCDIKCNPYSIDEEPGKTQCLIAMAVPSPGHNSALLDTIFDLQARQSVLQRRVAELREMLPPESPTALQSSSQTGSMYVTSSLSTVKPPESVPNNYMSSTLLSKSFDGGPRGFGETIDFADRSVYDSHPINVEDPEDGSKKKKLKRAQNSERYVCFTCGSTVSPEWRKGPQGPKTLCNACGLRWAKQMRKAPEDATDKPPAANVGNT
- a CDS encoding DASH complex subunit dad3, with protein sequence MSSHLPNTDIFALNPYDSHPSLSPLEAAVLWEYAKLAQNVRMQTVLFLKVTQKTRLLSEEPDKVMLAKLRILEKKMGLVLTLFKASVWGVINDQPDPSIRSEGFSDANDMTIRR
- a CDS encoding D-arabinitol 2-dehydrogenase [ribulose-forming] translates to MYHLNLRCKKRLRRSSILSGGSMLSSPQQVWFHIFILHASRYTHTVHTAGIVETYSALDYPAERIKRLFDINVHGVLYTAREAARLMIPQGGGSIILISSMSANIVNVPQLQTPYNASKAAVKHMAASLAVEWAKHNIRVNALSPGYMATKLTKTILEKDSELKVRGEGLLIDIG